In Chitinophaga sp. HK235, a single window of DNA contains:
- a CDS encoding ROK family transcriptional regulator, whose amino-acid sequence MVSDRQELFKKTILKHLYFNKELSCTDLTQLTGKSLPHTTKALNELVKEGLVMESGYAISTGGRRPQMYSVRQDYMYILSVAMDQFMTSICILDMGNKLIGEEHVLELNLSAHPDGISILGQELKQVIEQSGIPRDKFAGIGIGMPGFVDVTKGVNYSFFDTSVNSINEYLELVTGVPVIIDNDSSLIALAEWKLGEARNRQHALVVNIGWGIGLGMVLNGSLFRGENGFAGEFSHIPLFTNNKICSCGKMGCLETETSLSVIAEKAMAGIRDGRTTVMKNLSMENRIATYHQIMDAAIKGDKYAVELLSEAGYHIGRGIAILIHLFNPKLVILSGRGTKAGKLWLAPVQHALNEHCIPKIAENVEIKISSLGYAAERLGAAALVMENMDRGQLK is encoded by the coding sequence ATGGTGTCTGATCGCCAAGAGTTATTCAAGAAGACAATACTGAAACACCTTTATTTCAACAAGGAGTTGTCCTGTACCGACCTGACGCAGTTGACCGGCAAGAGTCTTCCGCATACAACCAAGGCATTAAATGAGCTGGTGAAAGAGGGATTGGTGATGGAATCGGGGTATGCCATTTCTACCGGAGGGCGCAGGCCGCAGATGTATTCTGTGCGGCAGGATTACATGTATATACTTTCTGTGGCGATGGACCAGTTTATGACCAGTATATGTATACTGGACATGGGCAACAAACTGATCGGAGAAGAGCACGTACTGGAATTGAATTTATCTGCTCATCCGGATGGTATTTCCATACTGGGGCAGGAGTTGAAGCAGGTCATTGAGCAATCGGGTATTCCCAGAGATAAGTTTGCCGGCATTGGTATTGGCATGCCGGGATTTGTAGATGTCACAAAGGGTGTCAACTATTCTTTTTTTGACACGTCTGTCAACAGTATTAACGAATATCTGGAGTTGGTGACCGGTGTACCGGTGATTATAGATAATGATTCGAGCCTGATAGCACTGGCGGAATGGAAGCTGGGTGAGGCCCGCAACCGGCAGCATGCTTTGGTGGTGAATATTGGCTGGGGCATTGGTTTGGGCATGGTATTGAATGGCAGCCTTTTCCGCGGAGAAAACGGTTTTGCCGGTGAATTCAGTCACATTCCTTTGTTCACCAACAATAAGATCTGCAGTTGTGGTAAGATGGGTTGTCTGGAAACGGAAACATCGTTGTCGGTGATTGCAGAAAAAGCGATGGCTGGTATCCGGGATGGCAGGACCACTGTTATGAAAAATCTGTCAATGGAAAACAGGATCGCCACTTATCATCAGATCATGGATGCGGCGATCAAGGGAGATAAATATGCGGTAGAGTTATTGTCGGAGGCAGGGTATCATATAGGCAGGGGGATCGCGATACTGATCCATCTGTTTAACCCTAAACTGGTGATACTGAGCGGACGGGGAACGAAGGCCGGCAAGTTATGGCTGGCGCCCGTGCAGCATGCATTGAATGAGCACTGTATACCAAAAATCGCTGAGAATGTAGAGATAAAAATTTCGTCGCTGGGCTATGCTGCGGAGAGATTAGGTGCAGCAGCACTTGTTATGGAAAATATGGACAGAGGCCAACTGAAATAA
- a CDS encoding SusC/RagA family TonB-linked outer membrane protein, translating to MKRWLGFLLLTCLVAICCQSVYAQEKKWVSGTLKDGSGAPIIYATVLEKGTTNGATTNEKGAFRLQVGSNATLVITSVGFTKLEVPAGGNLNLVMEDASKGLNEVVVTALGISRQKKSVGYSMQEVKSNTLVEAHETNVTNALTGVVAGLQINRSSTGPGGSSKINLRGNNSLTGKNQPLIVVDGVPIDNFVGVVGGKDGTNDYWNPSTDMGNGLADLNANDIASMSVLKGPAAAALYGSRGGNGVILITTKTGKKNNGVGITVSSTLGFESIFMRPERQKTFGQGLNGSFSPTESASWGAKIEGQEISNWDGKKEALRYYDNAKSFYGTGVNHNQNISFQQQLDKTSVYTSLNYMNDKSMVPGTKYSRVNLTSRVTSKFGAQDRLTTDFKVQYNNTNALNRPATGSNARNYATLLYTMPTSIDVTQFKDPLNEFGKMRWYSNGNDVNPYWSSKYMLNQDIRNRFIMNGSVKYQFTDWLNAEVKAGGDMYTTNFDSKTYVGSPSSPNGAYSVGKQTFSEINYSSLITAKKDNLIGKLSGTVSVGGNLMKQKSTRLATSTGELVVPNLFMINNSAGNPSITDEQFDHRINSLYGVMGLNWDSYLFLDVTARNDWSSTLSPDNRSYFYPSVSLSYLFTEHIKSLPEWLSYGKVRASYAVVGNDMNPYQLYNTYVIGKDPNGNVTAARKNIFFDKNVKSELIKSKEIGAEFRFVDSRFGLDFTYYKTNATNQLIDLPMDPASGYAYRKINAGNIQNSGIEIMADAKILNEGKLVWNVSGNLSINRNKIIDINSAAGIDIYPLGGFDAVSILAKSGSLYGDIYGSKLSRVTDVKSPYYGQVIVDKNGLPSIDGKSVLLGNQQSKAMVGITNNFVYKNFSLSFLVDARIGGEMYSVTQLAMQKSGTAAATAPGGVRNDMVVSGVIDNGGGNYAPNTKSITQQQYWRAVTSGNLGAGEMNIYDATNIRLRNVQVNYSLPKKVFGRMPIQAAKIGVSCNNVWMISSHMNGLDPESVFAIGSNATGFENGAPPTTRSFLVNLSLSF from the coding sequence ATGAAAAGGTGGTTAGGCTTTTTGCTGCTAACTTGTTTAGTGGCCATCTGCTGTCAAAGCGTTTATGCGCAGGAGAAAAAATGGGTATCCGGTACCCTGAAGGATGGCTCCGGCGCTCCTATTATCTATGCAACCGTACTTGAAAAAGGTACTACCAATGGTGCTACCACCAATGAAAAAGGTGCTTTCCGCCTGCAGGTGGGTTCGAATGCTACCCTGGTGATCACCAGTGTTGGTTTTACCAAACTGGAAGTACCAGCAGGTGGTAATCTGAACCTGGTGATGGAAGATGCTTCCAAAGGATTGAATGAAGTAGTGGTAACCGCTTTGGGTATCAGCCGTCAGAAAAAATCCGTGGGTTATTCCATGCAGGAAGTAAAAAGCAACACGCTGGTAGAGGCGCATGAAACGAACGTGACTAACGCGCTGACCGGCGTGGTGGCAGGTTTGCAGATCAACCGCTCCAGCACCGGCCCTGGTGGTTCTTCCAAAATCAACCTGCGCGGTAATAATTCCCTGACAGGTAAAAACCAGCCACTGATCGTAGTTGACGGAGTACCTATCGATAACTTCGTGGGCGTAGTAGGTGGTAAAGACGGTACCAACGATTACTGGAATCCTTCCACAGATATGGGTAACGGTCTGGCTGACCTGAACGCCAATGATATCGCCAGCATGTCTGTACTGAAAGGCCCTGCTGCTGCTGCGCTGTATGGTAGCCGTGGAGGTAATGGTGTGATCCTCATCACCACTAAAACCGGTAAGAAAAACAATGGTGTAGGTATCACGGTATCGTCTACACTGGGTTTTGAAAGCATTTTCATGCGTCCTGAACGCCAGAAAACCTTTGGACAAGGTTTAAATGGCTCTTTCAGCCCGACAGAAAGTGCGAGCTGGGGTGCGAAGATCGAAGGCCAGGAAATATCCAACTGGGATGGTAAAAAAGAAGCACTTCGTTATTACGACAATGCAAAAAGCTTTTACGGTACAGGTGTGAATCATAACCAGAATATCTCTTTCCAGCAGCAACTGGACAAAACTTCTGTGTACACCTCCCTGAATTATATGAACGACAAGAGCATGGTGCCTGGTACCAAATATTCCCGCGTAAACCTGACCAGCAGGGTTACCAGCAAATTTGGCGCTCAGGACAGGCTGACCACCGACTTCAAGGTACAGTATAACAATACCAACGCGTTAAACAGACCTGCCACAGGTTCTAACGCCAGAAACTACGCTACCCTGTTGTATACCATGCCTACTTCTATAGATGTTACCCAGTTCAAAGATCCGCTGAATGAATTCGGTAAAATGCGCTGGTATTCCAATGGTAATGATGTAAACCCTTACTGGTCCAGCAAGTATATGCTTAACCAGGATATCCGTAACCGTTTTATCATGAACGGTAGTGTGAAATATCAATTCACTGATTGGTTGAATGCGGAAGTAAAAGCGGGTGGTGATATGTATACTACCAATTTCGATAGCAAAACATATGTAGGTAGTCCTTCATCTCCTAATGGTGCTTACAGTGTCGGAAAACAGACTTTTTCTGAAATCAACTACAGTTCACTCATCACTGCCAAAAAAGATAACCTGATTGGTAAACTGAGTGGTACTGTGAGCGTTGGCGGTAACCTGATGAAACAGAAGAGTACCCGTCTGGCTACTTCTACCGGTGAGCTGGTGGTGCCTAACCTCTTTATGATCAACAACTCTGCTGGTAACCCCAGTATTACCGATGAACAGTTTGATCACCGGATCAATTCCCTGTATGGTGTAATGGGCCTTAACTGGGACAGTTATCTGTTCCTGGATGTAACAGCGCGTAATGACTGGTCTTCTACACTGAGCCCTGATAACAGGTCTTATTTCTATCCTTCCGTAAGTCTGTCTTACCTGTTCACTGAGCACATCAAATCACTGCCTGAGTGGCTGAGCTATGGTAAGGTAAGAGCTTCCTACGCTGTTGTGGGTAATGATATGAACCCTTATCAGCTGTATAATACCTATGTGATTGGTAAAGATCCGAATGGTAATGTTACTGCCGCCAGGAAGAATATCTTCTTCGATAAGAATGTAAAGAGTGAGCTGATCAAATCAAAGGAAATAGGTGCTGAATTCCGTTTTGTGGACAGCCGCTTTGGACTTGATTTTACCTACTACAAAACCAATGCGACCAATCAGTTAATCGATTTACCTATGGATCCTGCCAGTGGTTATGCTTACAGGAAAATCAACGCAGGTAATATCCAGAACAGTGGTATCGAGATCATGGCAGATGCTAAAATCCTGAACGAAGGAAAACTGGTATGGAATGTTTCCGGTAACCTCTCTATCAACCGTAACAAAATTATTGATATCAACAGTGCTGCAGGTATAGATATCTATCCGCTGGGTGGTTTTGATGCCGTGTCTATCCTGGCTAAATCCGGTAGCCTGTATGGTGATATTTACGGTAGTAAACTGAGCCGCGTAACGGATGTGAAGAGCCCTTATTACGGTCAGGTAATAGTAGATAAAAACGGTCTTCCTTCTATCGACGGAAAGAGTGTATTGCTGGGTAATCAGCAGTCCAAAGCAATGGTAGGTATTACCAACAATTTCGTCTACAAAAACTTCAGCCTGTCTTTCCTCGTGGATGCACGTATTGGTGGCGAGATGTATTCCGTTACCCAACTGGCTATGCAAAAATCCGGTACTGCGGCTGCAACTGCACCTGGTGGCGTAAGAAACGACATGGTAGTATCTGGTGTAATAGACAACGGAGGTGGCAATTATGCGCCTAATACAAAATCCATCACACAGCAGCAATACTGGAGAGCAGTGACCAGTGGTAACCTGGGTGCTGGTGAGATGAATATCTATGATGCTACCAATATCCGTCTGCGTAATGTGCAGGTGAACTACAGTCTGCCTAAAAAAGTATTTGGCCGTATGCCTATACAGGCAGCGAAAATTGGAGTATCCTGCAATAACGTATGGATGATTTCCAGCCATATGAACGGACTGGATCCTGAGTCTGTATTTGCGATAGGTTCCAACGCTACCGGTTTTGAAAATGGTGCGCCTCCAACCACCCGTTCTTTCCTGGTGAACCTTAGCCTTAGTTTCTAA